Part of the Nocardia farcinica genome, GCGCCGCCGAGGTCGTCGAACTCAGCCGGGCGCTGTGGGACAGCTGGCCCGCCGACGCGCTGGTGGTCGATCGCGCGGCGGGCGTGTTCGCGCACGCGATCCCCGAAACCCGGTACCGGGGCAGCCAGTTCGACATCGCGGCGCCGTTCGTGGTGCCGCCGAGCCCGCAAGGGCATCCCGTGCTGTTGCAGGCGGGCGACTCCGACGAGGGCCGCGAATTCGGTGCGGCCGCCGCCGATGCCATCTTCACCGCGCACGGCACGCCGGCCGCGGGCCGCGCCTTCTACGCCGACGTCAAGGGCAGGCTGGCCAAGTACGGCCGCAGGCCCGAACACCTGAAGATCTTCCCGGCCGCCACCTTCGTCCTCGGCGACACCGCCGAGGAGGCCCAGGAGCGTGCCCGCCACATCCGGCTCCAGCAGGTGGGGCCGCAGACCGCGCTGGCGTTCCTGGAACAGGTGTGGGGCCGGGACCTGTCCGGCTACGACCCGGACGGTCCGCTGCCCGACCTGGAACCCACCGGCGACGTGGAGATCACCCGCGGCCGGGTGCGGCACGCCAAGGACCCGCGCGCCGTCGCGGCGGCCTGGCGGGAGAAGGCCGCGGCCGAGGGGCTGAGCATCCGCGAACTCGTCATCGAGGTCACCGCCCGCCAGCAGTTCGTCGGCACCCCCGCCCAGGTGGCCGCCGAGATCGACGAATACGTGCAGACCGACGCCGCCGACGGGTTCATCCTCGTCCCCCACCTCACGCCCGCGGGCCTCGACGAGTTCGTCGACCGGGTCGTCCCGGAACTGCAGGACCGCGGCAGTTTCCGCACCGAGTACCGCGGCGCCACGCTGCGCGACCACCTCGGTCTGCCCCACCCCCAC contains:
- a CDS encoding NtaA/DmoA family FMN-dependent monooxygenase (This protein belongs to a clade of FMN-dependent monooxygenases, within a broader family of flavin-dependent oxidoreductases, the luciferase-like monooxygenase (LMM) family, some of whose members use coenzyme F420 rather than FMN.) produces the protein MTRPRKQVHLAAHFPGVNNTTVWSDPDSGSQIDFASFEHLARTAERGLFDFFFLAEGLRLREHRGRIHDLDVVGRPDTFTVLNALAGVTERLGLAGTINSTYNEPFELAKQFASLDHLSGGRAAWNVVTSSDAFTGENFRRGGYLEHADRYRRAAEVVELSRALWDSWPADALVVDRAAGVFAHAIPETRYRGSQFDIAAPFVVPPSPQGHPVLLQAGDSDEGREFGAAAADAIFTAHGTPAAGRAFYADVKGRLAKYGRRPEHLKIFPAATFVLGDTAEEAQERARHIRLQQVGPQTALAFLEQVWGRDLSGYDPDGPLPDLEPTGDVEITRGRVRHAKDPRAVAAAWREKAAAEGLSIRELVIEVTARQQFVGTPAQVAAEIDEYVQTDAADGFILVPHLTPAGLDEFVDRVVPELQDRGSFRTEYRGATLRDHLGLPHPHRHRTAPEGARAS